The following are encoded in a window of Oncorhynchus mykiss isolate Arlee chromosome Y, USDA_OmykA_1.1, whole genome shotgun sequence genomic DNA:
- the LOC110510210 gene encoding RAC-beta serine/threonine-protein kinase-like, whose protein sequence is MNEASVVREGWLHKRGEYIKTWRPRYFILKSDGSFIGYKEKPELSDQSLPPLNNFSVGECQLMKTERPKPNTFVIRCLQWTTVIERTFHVESNAEREGWMRAIQAVANGLKVREEEEPMDLFGSPSDSSSIEEMEVAMSKTNSKVTMSDFDYLKLLGKGTFGKVILVKEKATGMHYAMKILRKEVIIAKDEVAHTVTESRVLQNTRHPFLTTLKYAFQTHDRLCFVMEYANGGELFFHLSRDRVFTEDRARFYGAEIVSALEYLHSRDVVYRDLKLENLMLDNDGHVKITDFGLCKEGITDGATMKTFCGTPEYLAPEVLEDNDYGRAVDWWGLGVVMYEMMCGRLPFYNQDHERLFELILMEEIRFPKNLAPEGRALLSGLLKKDPKQRLGGGPDDAKEVMSHKFFTSINWQDVVDRKLTPPFKPQVTSETDTRYFDDEFTAQTITVTPPDKYTNLDCGIPNQPAHFPQFSYSASIRE, encoded by the exons ATGAATGAGGCCAGCGTAGTCAGGGAAGGATGGCTCCACAAGAGAG GTGAGTACATCAAGACTTGGAGGCCGCGCTACTTCATCCTGAAGAGTGACGGCTCCTTCATCGGCTACAAAGAGAAGCCTGAGCTGTCTGACCAGAGCTTGCCCCCTCTCAACAATTTCTCAGTGGGAG AATGCCAGCTGATGAAAACGGAGCGGCCCAAGCCGAACACGTTCGTTATCCGCTGCCTGCAGTGGACCACTGTCATCGAGAGGACCTTCCATGTAGAAAGCAAtgcagagag agaggggTGGATGCGTGCCATCCAGGCGGTTGCCAATGGGTTGAAGGTacgagaggaggaggagcccATGGACCTGTTTGGTTCTCCCAGCGACAGCAGCAGCATTGAGGAGATGGAGGTGGCCATGTCCAAGACCAACTCTaaagtg ACGATGAGTGACTTTGACTACTTGAAGCTGCTTGGGAAGGGCACGTTTGGCAAGGTGATCCTGGTCAAGGAGAAAGCCACGGGGATGCATTACGCCATGAAGATCCTGCGCAAGGAGGTCATCATCGCTAAG GACGAGGTAGCGCACACGGTTACGGAGAGCAGAGTGTTACAGAACACCCGGCATCCCTTCCTCACG ACACTGAAATACGCTTTCCAGACTCATGACCGATTATGTTTTGTGATGGAATACGCCAACGGAGGAGAG CTCTTCTTCCACCTGTCTCGGGATCGTGTGTTCACGGAAGACCGGGCCCGTTTCTATGGCGCTGAGATCGTATCTGCGTTGGAGTACCTCCATTCTCGTGACGTGGTATACAGGGACCTGAAG CTGGAGAATCTAATGCTGGACAATGATGGACATGTTAAAATCACAGACTTTGGGCTGTGTAAGGAGGGCATCACGGACGGTGCCACCATGAAGACCTTCTGCGGCACCCCGGAGTACCTGGCGCCGGAG GTGCTGGAGGACAATGACTACGGCCGGGCGGTGGACTGGTGGGGCCTGGGCGTGGTCATGTACGAGATGATGTGCGGTCGGCTGCCCTTCTACAACCAAGACCACGAGCGGCTTTTTGAGCTCATCCTCATGGAGGAGATCCGATTCCCCAAGAACCTGGCCCCAGAGGGCAGGGCCCTGCTCAGCGGCCTGCTCAAAAAGGATCCCAAGCAAAG GTTAGGGGGAGGACCGGATGATGCCAAAGAAGTGATGTCCCACAAGTTCTTCACCTCCATCAACTGGCAGGACGTGGTAGATAGAAAG ctGACTCCGCCCTTCAAGCCTCAGGTGACGTCAGAGACTGATACACGTTACTTCGACGACGAGTTCACGGCACAGACCATCACCGTCACGCCTCCAGACAAGT ATACCAACCTGGACTGTGGCATCCCCAACCAGCCAGCACACTTCCCCCAGTTCTCTTACTCTGCCAGCATACGAGAGTGA